The genomic interval CTGCTGATGAATGTGCCAGTGTCTTGAGGCAAAGAAAGTTTATCCACATCTACCAGTTTTATGTCTTCCCACTGACTGGTATCAAAGTTCTTCATTAAAGGGCTTGTAGGCAAATTAGATGGAGGCAAAGGAGTTTCCttgattacttttattttctccctgaacTCCTGCATCTGTTGCAGAAATATGATGGGTTCTGACACATCTTTGAAAGCCTCAGCAATGTTAAAGGCCATTCGCTGTTCCTGCAAGATGGTGTTGAGTTTGTTGATCTCTGGGTCATAGGCCTGCATAACTGCAAGTTTCATGGTCTCAAAGTCAGAcaggatttcattcttcttttgatcTAATGTGTGCTGTAACTTCTCAAAAAACTCCTTTACTTTATCTGAATCTTTAGTCAGTAACTGTAGAGATTTCCTTTTGCTAGTTTCCAAGGTATCCAAACGAGAAAGAGCATCTCCCCGACGCCAGGTCTCAAAGCTCTGGAAGAGGGACTCAAAGGCATCCCTTTCCTGAATATAGGCTtcttcaatggaacagaagacatGCTTGGTGTGGTCACCACGAGTTGCACAGACCCCACAAATCAGCTGCATATCGGTCAGGCAGAAAATGTTGAGAGGCTGCCCCAAGTGTCCTTTGCACACTGGCATTTTGGGAGAGACCTTGATCTTGTTGTACTTTTCCACAATACCCTTCAGGGAGTAATTAACCTGCAGACTATTGACTCCAGTAGCTGAAGTTTCCTTCCGGCATGTGGGGCACTTGAATGGAGATGACCTCCACAATGAATTCCGCACATTCCCCTCTAAGATCCCTTCTAAGCATTTTTTGCAAAAGTTGTGCGAGCAAGGCAAAACTCGAGGATCATCAAACAGACTGCAACAAATTGGGCACGTGAGATCTTCTTCAAGCAGCTCCATCACATCTCCtaccagagaaaaagaaacattttattttactccaGTACTCCCCTCCACTTGGACTATGGAATAATTAGAAGAAACTATCTTCACAGGCATTAAAAATGATCTTTCACTGAAATAACCAGTCAAACAAAGGAAACAAGTGAAAAATTTGGGAAGGGAATGCAACCAAAGCAGATTTAATCTGCTGGGGCTAGAACATGCTCCTTATTAGCAGGGCTCCCTGTACACAAGGCCTTTGTGTGGGCTTTCCAACAACAGTCTTTGGCTGAGACAGGGTTAGGACTAGGATGACTGCAAGTTGAGCCAGCAGGGCCCAACTGCTTGTTTTAAAACAGAGCTGACTACTAGCTGTCAGAAACAAAGCTACTCAGTGTCTGAACAGAATGAGCTCTTTAGTTTGGGCCCACAATTATGAAATGGTATGCTATTCAAAGAAAGAAGCACAGAAATATAAATTCAAGTGTGTACTTTCATGTAGACTTTTATTAAAAACTAGCTTTTTTCCTATTTCAAAGGCAAGATTAGAATTATTAAAATCAGAGGTAAGAACATAAAATGAGAGAGTTATAATTAATTCTTCCCtagagaattaaatgagtattttttaaaaccacagaaaCAGTAATCAAAGCCATCTTGTGCCATCTAGAGAAATCAGTCCTCCAAGATGTGGTGGGCAGAAACCTGGGCGTCCCTAAGACTCTTCCAGGGCATCCATGAGAACAGTACTATTTTCATAGTAACACTGGGCTGTTATTTACTTTCAGCACTGTGTTGACAATGCATTGGAAAAGCAATGGTGAGCAGACACTGCTGGAGCCTTAACAGGATCCAAACAAGGCAATAGGTAGCACCAAACTGGACTCCTGGTCTTTGTATTCTTCACCACCACACACCCacagtggggcaggggtggggtagcCAGTTTCATTTGAGAATGTTcttgatgaagcagtaaaaattGTTCATTTTATTACATCTTGATCCTTGTATAcatgtctttttaatattttgtgtgacaaagtgaaataaacacaaagcatttctactgtatagtagcAGATACTGTCTGGAGGAAAAGCAGTTAGGTGATTGAGCTGCAAGCTGAACCAGCTGTTTTTTTCATGGAACACCACCTTTATGTAAAAGAACGAATGACAAACAATGGCTGTTCAGACTTAGATATCTGACAAACTTTTTCTTGACAATGAACAAAATGAGCCCACTgcttcaaggaaaacaaatgacACTGTTGCCAATGACAAATGTTgaatttttagtgaaaactggATTTTTGTCACTTAAGAGCATGATAGCTTACCATTAATTAAAGACTTTTCTAACAAAATAAGTGATGATATTAACAAATgtggattttggtttttttaggggggagatCATTGTATAATGACGTAAGTCACTATTTGAACTAACTGGCTCAAATCACTAGTGCATGTGATAAATCATGCATGAGTAAAAGATCAAAAGACCAGTATGTTCAAAAACATGACTTCAGATTCTATCCTGCAACTAACTTTCAAGAAACAACCACTTGTAGAGTTTTGGTATAGTATCAAAGAAGATCCACAGTTATCagaaaaagctattaaaatattcCTCCCTTCACCAACTACGTATCTGTGGCAAGGCCAgatttgattttctttgtatttcaacCCAGATAACTTACTGCAACAGGTGTAATGCAGAGGCAGATAAAGGCAATCCATTAAAGagatctataaatatatataaagcaatgCCACCCTTCTcacaattttgttttgaaaaatagttttcaCAAATTATGATAACATGTAATAGGtttatcattgttattttaaatgaattaattatcttaaaatttcctgttttaatttctaatacagtaaatatatataatacacacataaaAAAAGCTCTTGGGAGCCTccatttttaagagtgtaaagggGTCCTGCGAGCAAAATATTTGAGATCTGAGCTAGAGAATACCGTTTCTCCAATgcaagtttcttcttttaaaatgtacattttaaaacttttattcctAAAGTTTTAAAACCCAAAATAGTGCTAAATATGTCCTCATTCAGTTTACTGAAGGATgtatatacacgtatatacataaatatgtatatatatcacatgaccaccaaagtaataaaatagggTCTAATAATCTATAAGCCATCCTataaccaaaagaaaataaatttttaacagTAATTTTAAGAATCACAATTGGAGCTACAATCTACAagataaatagtatttaaaagaTAAGCTGAGCTTGCAGGACTAATTACTTTATGGTTTTACATTGTGAGAGATACATGTATAATAaatgtataatacatatatatgtagaattAAAGCAAAGAGTATTCTGTAAAATTTAGTGTCATATGGCAAAAACGTGTAATGAgcttatttttctgagaaatcttttgTGACAGGAGAAATCATACAACCTTTGAAAAGCatcagagaggggagagaaatagctcagtggtagagcacatgcttagtatgcacgaggtcctggttcaacccctagtacctctacttaaaaaaaaaaaagaattgggatGTAGATTCCCTTGTAACtactttgtgggggagggtatagctcagtggtattgtgtgtgcttagcatgcacgaggtcttggatTCATCCCTAGTGctgctattaaaaaattaaataataaacaaacatatataattacctcctccccaccaaaaaaagattGGGGGGAAAAGCACTAGGAAGAGAATGGCTATAGAGACTGAGGTCAGTGTGCTAAAAAGAATTGCCTTAAAACATTCTGATCCTTTAGAACaaagaaggaacacttctgatgaTCCTCTATCCCCAGTCCTAGTTCTATACTGCATCACCTCCATTGCTCTCTATCATCTTTCACCTAAGAATTCTATGCTAAGGCTAGACTTTGGATGAAACGGTAGAAACACAAAAGTAATGGGGGCAGCATTCAATAAAGCAAACCTAATTTACTCAGCCTTGCAAGGTTAATATTTCCAGAGAATACTATCcaagcattaaataaataagaagaaaaacgAAGGATTCCAAGTATCTGGCATGAGAAGGAGAAAGGGGCACACAAGGCAAAGAGAAACTTTGAGGAGAACTGAGAAGGACACTGCAAGAGGGGCCACGAATTTTAAGGCAATCCAGTATGatcagaattaaaaaagaaaatgtcacatATAGGAGAatttagacatttttttaaattgcatcaaAATTATGGTAGATCCTGTTCCATTTTTAGTGATAAACTTACAAAttaatgtttataatttaaaggttctcatttttcatttactttaaaactaaacactatttccttttctcttcttttcttagcTTTATACTCAGAACTTTCTCTGACAAAGCTATGTGACCACTTCCACAGCTGACTTTtagggaaaattaaaatatattaacctAACAACCCAAGAAACCACGGCAAGTCCATTGCCTTAAAAGTTTTAAAGGagaatacataataaataaagtttttatCTCACTAAGTGAAGGGTATGCTTCACAGTAAAAGAACTTATAGATCCTTTTCTTAAAGTGTGGCTGACacataaaaatctaaataaatcaaTTGAGCTTACTCCTTTGAAGAAACTAAAGTACATATCCCCTCTTTTGGGGGACAAGTTTTTACCCAATATAGAGGTCAAGAAACTTTATGGGAACAAAATCATTGTTCACCAGTCATAAAATTTCAACTTAACCAATGTCAAATTAAGTACATAAAGGCAAACAAGTTTTCCAagattcatttcttccttcaaatGTGTTTCTGAATATCAACTCTAAATTTTGAagcataaaaatgtatttttccaccAATTAAAACTTTCCTCAAGTTTATACCAACAAAGAAAGTAGTTGTCTACCACCTCTTGGGTTTTCAACTTAATTTTCCTACCATATTTATACTTTAAACCATACTTTTTATGTGGAATATAACTCACTCTTTTTGGTACacattctatgagtttggacaaatgcacAGTTGTATAACAccaccacagatttatttttagGCAAACTTCCCAGATATCCACATTCAAGGAAGACTACAAGAACTTATTAATCCTACCTTGATTGAGTATATAGTAACAACAGTCTCTACAAATGAAAACCAACAACTagaatattaaaaatggaaaagccaacaCTTAGGAAAGGAATCATAAGATAGAAGTAAAAGCTAGTATCTATGACTTCTCCCTTCTGGAAGCCCTTTGGTTTTTAAATGATCAATTCCAAATGGTTGTAACTCAAAAGGTGCTCATTTTATTCACtgttaaaagttaattttaataaaacctatttattaaaagaaactttccagTTAAATCTTTGAATTTCATTAGTCTATAGCAATATCATATAGTTCAAAATAATACCcatgattttttcccctaatcccattagaagacagaaagaaaagccaATATATTACACTTTGTATCTGAGGGATTTAAACCAAATTTCCATCCTGCTTTGAGGTATTCTGAAATCAGGAATTTCAAAGCAGTATCTAAATACCTAACAAGTAACTAGACAGCAAATACTGAATCTCAATTCACAGACAAAACTCAATTACGTGAGCTCTACTAAACAGAGAGCTATCAACGTTATCTTGGAACAATTCTTAGAATAAAAGGGCTCAcctttttaaaacctcatttCTGCTCATCATACTAGTTCATCTTGTTTTCAAGCAGTATACTGTATTCTACTTTAGTATGAGATCCACTAATAATGCTTTCTTGAAACTTGCTAAGACTCTATTAACAACTATTGAATCTAGGTAGAGGTTGTAAGGATATTTActgtagtaattttttaaatttttcagtatatttgaaaatttccacAATACAAAGTTGGGAAAAAAACTAAAGATGGGAACTAATTATATGAAAACCATATTGAGCTAAAAAAGTAAAACTTCAGAAACATTAGCTAACTATAAGAAGAGCTTAATTTGctctttgttttatcttttataaaattttttaaacttctattgttttatcttttataaaataaaaatgtattattggAAATCTCTGGATCTAAGCCTGTGAGGAGAACGACATACTTGTTTGGCTCTCGATCTATGATCTCTGACAAACTACTTACACACAATACAGTTTTTCTCCTCATTGTACAAACATTGTGAAAGATacctaaatatatgaaaattatttacaaagtTTTTAAGTACTTTGTATCAACGTGTTATTAACACTTCATTCTGGCTTTTAGAGACTGTTCCAAAAAACTTACATGATCAAAACAGGATAAAGTGAGATCTAATAAAGACAAGATTTCTgataaaaaaggaatattaaaattACTATGTCACATATAGTATCTAAAATGGTTATCTGATTGTGATGTGGCCCTTGCAAACACAATATAAAAGTTACCTATGTGTCCAtatgaaatataagtaaattatCCTTTCTGGAATTATCCTAGAGTAAGTAGTAGTTTAAATTCCCCGCAAGGTATTTCTAGTAGGATTCCTGATGAGGACAAAATAAACCTAGTACAGAAGGTCCAGCAGCTTGGACGGCCCACCTACTGAGAAAGCTAACAAAGAGTTTTTGGACTAAGATTACATTctcaaaaacataaaaactagAATATTATCTTCCTAGTCCAGACaaactcaggaaaaaattttttttccctttccttcagtCTCTTCTCTGTGCCATTATTTTGCCTTGACTCtttcctttgttgtttttttttttctgactctttCCTTTTAGTCTTTTAACTCATCTTCCGCATACTGTTTTAAGGAATATAatcttttgattttattcttaTTCCTTCCTTATCTCCCACATGCCTCTTTACCCTTCTTATCTTCTTTTCCCTCCTTATCTTCTTTtccctcctttgtttttcctgagtCACTTGATAAGTCACACAAGATGTTATTCTGTAATTCTGTAAATCCACAGCATTAATCAATAGTTTTGGGGTTCCAGTTAGATCAGATATCCTGATCTACAACTACTGAGAAATCTATGAAGATACTAAATAAATGGTGTTGAATCCCATTCTTCCCCACCCAGATGAAATCAATTTGAATGAAATAAGTATCTGAATTTGAATGAAACATATATAGCCTAAATTATTTTCCTAGTCTGGTACCAACCAAACACAGACTGCTTATCTTTGACTTAAAGAGTTAGAATTAATTTAAATTGGAACTACTGACTTCTGTAAAACTTTTATGAACCAGAAatgtctggtttctttcctcccaaataaatgtaaataggTTTAAATGAAGGTGGCAAAATGTTTACCCCTCGAACAAACTGTCTTCTTTCACAACAATATACTAAGCAATCATTAACCTAAATTATTATCCCCAACAGGTTGGTATCcattaaaagttctcatcacctACCTGCATTTGAAGTTAATTCCAGCTTGCAGAAAGTACTGTCAAAGTCTAGCATTCCGTAGCTGGCAAGCTAGATCTATCTAGGTAAGTGAAGTAAACAGCATGTAATACTGTGGAAAGTGAAAATAGGTATTTAATGGATAACTGATAAGTATTACCTACCAACTAACAAGAACTTACTTGAGATGGAAATGTAATTGGTATgaacaaagttccttttgctcAGTGTAGaattatatacacattttattctAAGTAAACCCGATCTAGAAAATATTGCAAGCAGAAATCTAATTATGCTAAACTTTAATCAGTTTTTTTGGTCGGCTGTAGTCTATGTACTATGTTGGCACTCCTTGCTCATATCCAATACTGCACATATgcaggggaggaaaggaagagctcttctgggagttttaagTGGGGAGCCAGGCTACTGCCAAGTAGGATATACTTGTGATGCTTATGCCATAGGAAAGACAGTAATTTAAGCTATCAGCAAAAATTTTCAGTTCAACTTTTTCTTAGAAATGTATCTACATCTACAATGGAAATGAGTTAGAAAGTTCACATTATGGGAATTTGCTTTATAGAAGGCTTAACTGGAATGTAACTATTCTGTGTGTCAGAGGACACCTTTTTCTTGTTAACTGTTTTAGTACTATTCTTCTAGTACCATTCTAATATCTAGAGTCCCAAGCCAAGGTAATGACAATGGCAGTGTCTTTCATGAACAACAAAAATGGATAATGCAATGGTAtatttaaaaaggtgaaatataAGCCAAAAGTCAATTCCTGCCCTAAATTCAGAAATGTAGCATATTTACAAAGATATTGTGACTTTAAAAGGTGTGAGAAATGCCTTACAAAAGGACATAGAAAGCTGACACCATACTGAAGTTGGAGGTTATCCATGcaattgggttttctttttcctaaattatgaAAGTAATGTGattagaaagaattcagagaatacAGAGAGAAATTACCCATAATCACATCAGCAAGGAATAGCCACTATTACTATTTTAGTATATTTCTTCCAAttctatgtgtgtatgtttgtgcacacacatattttaACAAAACTATTAGCATAATACAACTTTATATCcacttttcacttattttattatATGCATTTCCCCTGTTGTTATAACTTCTTCTAAAACATAAGTCTACCTCATGGATATGCTATTCCTTATTGATTGTTTTGTGGGGATCATAACATTTTAATGAACACCCCATAGAAAAATCTTAGTCCAACACTCTAGTTAGTGCCTTAGATGATTCCTTTAAGTGTATTGTTAAATGAGTCAAAGAGtagaaacatttttaaggctCTTGAAAAGACTGCCAAGATTCCCTCTAGAAAGGGTATACCACTTTCTGAACTCTGACCAGTGACATATGAGTGCTCTACCTCTCCATGCAGTTCCTGACCTTACAACAGAACCATACTTTTATAGAGCTTAgtaaaaaaaacaagagaaaggcATACTTTTTTTAACCATACTTACCCaagtttaaaatagaaaacaatttaagGCAGTTAATATTAGTATGTGTCTGTGTATTACCAATATAGAAAGACTATATGGTGCTAAAGTTATGAggtagaaataaaacagaagtacTGGGCTTAAAAACATCTTAGAGATCATCTAGCTAAACACCTAACTttataagtggaaaaaaaaagccaccacaAATCATATAGAGCAAGAAAGGCATACGACCTGAGTTTCCCAATTCTTAGACCTTAGCACTATCCAGAAAGTGGGTCAAGAATTCAGTATCCTCATTCATCAAATGGAGTAGTTTAATCATGGACTCTCTAATTGCCTtctaaaattctgtaatttttacAAAGTAGGTTGTAACAGGTTCTCCTGTGAAGAGTACAGAGCACTGAACCGGTGTCTTAACACCTAGCTTCAAACAGTAGTTTTGCCCTTTGTCGAATGAAGATTTTTAAGGTACCTAACTTATAGTGTTCTTGGAAAGATTAAGTAACGTGTGACAATTTTGTAAACTGCTGAACTACATAAATGTAAGGTGGTTTGAGTAAGTATGTATACAGATACTGTGAAACTATAAATACACATTTACAGTTTTATGTTAAAAGCATGAGTGTACTAACCAAGAAAGGTCCTAAAAGAGAGCTGGATGCTCTTGAACTGTTAATTTCAAGGGCAGGCAAAGTATTACATATCACAGCAGGTATAAAACACATTGATGGAAAAGGGCATATCTGAACAATAGCTACAGCGTAAGTAAGACCAGATAACCAATAAATGTAAGAATGAAAATAACCTGGTGTTATGGAAGGACTTGCCAGGGAAGCTTAGTACATCTGCTGATGCAAAAAAAGATGGCATTTTTAGGGAAAGACAGACGAACTGGAAGAAATACATCTTCTCATTGTTCAAGACAGAAGTGTAACCAGTTAATCAACAACAGCTCTATCAAGTGCTACCAGAGGGAGTGGCTATGTAAtgaaattttgcttttaaaataccTATTACATAAGGGTCTCTAGAGTCAGAAAATGCAAGCCCTGTTGTGCAAGCCCTGTTATACAAGCCCTGGCAAGGcggcttgaaggaaaaaaaaactatttaaaaaaatgctactGTAGCCTCTTTTCCTTTACAATATAAATCTTTGGTttataatatatttcaaataattgCCACAGAAAGAATTTCCAAGTATAGAgtctatttttctgagttttgacaaaatatgaaaagaacaaaGACCATCTGCGAGGGTGGGAACACATATTCTACACATAGTTCAATTTGTAAAGGTTCTGGGCCTAAAGAAAgagtgctttcttttttcttaggaTGTAGGGAAAAGTACTGTAGTTTACCTCTGTCCCTTGAAAGCAGGTGTATTGGTCAGGGTTACTATTTCCCAGAGCAAAGCAATCAGGTttcggttttgttttgtttccacgTCGTGACTGGTAATCAAATGAGGCTACTGCGAGGAAAAAACAAAGATAGAGCGTATTATGCATTCATTTGGACAAGACCCTTAGTGTTGAccctcaattttttttcagtcatccCCCATAAATCAAAAGCCAGCCTGCTA from Camelus bactrianus isolate YW-2024 breed Bactrian camel chromosome 14, ASM4877302v1, whole genome shotgun sequence carries:
- the TRIM13 gene encoding E3 ubiquitin-protein ligase TRIM13 isoform X2; the protein is MELLEEDLTCPICCSLFDDPRVLPCSHNFCKKCLEGILEGNVRNSLWRSSPFKCPTCRKETSATGVNSLQVNYSLKGIVEKYNKIKVSPKMPVCKGHLGQPLNIFCLTDMQLICGVCATRGDHTKHVFCSIEEAYIQERDAFESLFQSFETWRRGDALSRLDTLETSKRKSLQLLTKDSDKVKEFFEKLQHTLDQKKNEILSDFETMKLAVMQAYDPEINKLNTILQEQRMAFNIAEAFKDVSEPIIFLQQMQEFREKIKVIKETPLPPSNLPTSPLMKNFDTSQWEDIKLVDVDKLSLPQDTGTFISRIPWSFYQLFVVVVLLGLLVFFSPTIFLEWSLFDGIATWKDNLSNFSSYLTKSADFVEQSVFYWEELMDGFFIFSERLKNFTLVVLNNVAEFVCKYKLL
- the TRIM13 gene encoding E3 ubiquitin-protein ligase TRIM13 isoform X1; protein product: MLDFDSTFCKLELTSNAGDVMELLEEDLTCPICCSLFDDPRVLPCSHNFCKKCLEGILEGNVRNSLWRSSPFKCPTCRKETSATGVNSLQVNYSLKGIVEKYNKIKVSPKMPVCKGHLGQPLNIFCLTDMQLICGVCATRGDHTKHVFCSIEEAYIQERDAFESLFQSFETWRRGDALSRLDTLETSKRKSLQLLTKDSDKVKEFFEKLQHTLDQKKNEILSDFETMKLAVMQAYDPEINKLNTILQEQRMAFNIAEAFKDVSEPIIFLQQMQEFREKIKVIKETPLPPSNLPTSPLMKNFDTSQWEDIKLVDVDKLSLPQDTGTFISRIPWSFYQLFVVVVLLGLLVFFSPTIFLEWSLFDGIATWKDNLSNFSSYLTKSADFVEQSVFYWEELMDGFFIFSERLKNFTLVVLNNVAEFVCKYKLL